Proteins encoded by one window of Streptomyces uncialis:
- a CDS encoding helix-turn-helix domain-containing protein, with the protein MSHDSTAAPEAVARKLSGRRRREIVAVLLFSGGPIFESSIPLSVFGIDRQDAGVPRYRLLVSAGEDGPLRTTGGLELTAPHGLEAIARAGTVVVPAWRSITAPPPEDALDALRRAHEEGARIVGLCTGAFVLAAAGLLDGRPATTHWMYAPTLAKRYPSVHVDPRELFVDDGDVLTSAGTAAGIDLCLHIVRTDHGNEAAGALARRLVVPPRRSGGQERYLDRSLPEEIGADPLAEVVAWALEHLHEQFDVETLAARAYMSRRTFDRRFRSLTGSAPLQWLITQRVLQAQRLLETSDYSVDEVAGRCGFRSPVALRGHFRRQLGSSPAAYRAAYRARRPQGEKLVDAGPLTGPDSPVPAQTRRTPVAGSHGPHPSLSPDPGRHGHGSDVYASGLMGRPSLPGQRSAP; encoded by the coding sequence ATGAGCCACGACTCCACTGCCGCACCCGAGGCGGTCGCCCGGAAGCTATCCGGGCGACGCCGACGGGAAATAGTCGCGGTGCTGCTGTTCAGCGGCGGCCCCATCTTCGAGAGTTCGATCCCGCTCTCGGTGTTCGGTATCGACCGCCAGGACGCCGGAGTGCCGCGCTACCGCTTGCTGGTGAGCGCCGGCGAGGACGGACCGCTCAGGACGACCGGCGGACTCGAACTCACCGCGCCGCACGGCCTGGAGGCGATCGCCCGCGCGGGCACCGTCGTCGTCCCGGCCTGGCGCTCGATCACCGCGCCGCCGCCGGAGGACGCGCTCGACGCGCTGCGCCGCGCCCATGAGGAGGGCGCGCGGATCGTCGGGCTGTGCACGGGAGCCTTCGTGCTCGCCGCCGCCGGACTGCTCGACGGCCGGCCGGCCACCACCCACTGGATGTACGCGCCGACCCTGGCGAAGCGGTACCCGTCGGTCCATGTGGACCCCAGGGAACTCTTCGTCGACGACGGGGACGTACTCACCAGCGCGGGCACGGCCGCGGGCATCGATCTGTGCCTGCACATCGTGCGCACCGACCATGGCAACGAGGCGGCGGGCGCGCTCGCCCGCAGGCTCGTGGTGCCACCCCGGCGCAGCGGCGGCCAGGAGCGCTACCTCGACAGGTCTTTACCGGAGGAGATCGGCGCCGACCCCCTCGCGGAGGTCGTCGCCTGGGCGCTGGAGCATCTGCACGAGCAGTTCGACGTGGAGACGCTCGCGGCCCGTGCCTATATGAGCCGCCGGACCTTCGACCGCAGGTTCCGTTCGCTCACGGGCAGCGCGCCGCTCCAGTGGCTGATCACCCAGCGGGTCCTCCAGGCGCAGCGTCTCCTGGAGACCTCCGACTACTCGGTCGACGAGGTGGCGGGCCGTTGCGGCTTCCGCTCCCCTGTCGCGCTGCGCGGCCACTTCCGGCGCCAGCTCGGCTCCTCTCCCGCCGCGTACCGGGCCGCCTACCGGGCCCGCCGTCCGCAGGGGGAGAAACTGGTCGACGCCGGGCCGCTCACGGGGCCGGACTCCCCGGTCCCGGCGCAGACCAGGCGCACTCCTGTGGCCGGCTCGCACGGTCCGCACCCGTCCCTGTCCCCCGACCCGGGGCGGCACGGACATGGCTCGGACGTGTACGCGTCAGGGCTAATGGGGCGCCCGAGCCTGCCGGGGCAGCGGAGCGCGCCGTAG
- the orn gene encoding oligoribonuclease, translating to MNDRMVWIDCEMTGLSLANDALIEVAALVTDSELNILGDGVDIVIRPPDEALETMPEVVRQMHTTSGLLAELAGGTTLADAEERVLAYLREHVKEPGKAPLCGNSVGTDRGFLSRDMPDLESYLHYRIVDVSSVKELARRWYPRAYFNSPDKNGNHRALADIRESIAELRYYREAIFVPQPGPDSDTARKIAAKHVLPASDPTAPTAP from the coding sequence ATGAACGATCGCATGGTGTGGATCGACTGCGAGATGACCGGACTCTCGCTGGCGAACGACGCACTCATCGAGGTGGCCGCACTGGTCACCGACTCCGAGCTGAACATCCTCGGTGACGGGGTGGACATCGTGATCCGCCCGCCGGACGAGGCGCTGGAGACCATGCCCGAGGTGGTGCGGCAGATGCACACCACCTCGGGTCTCCTCGCCGAGCTGGCGGGCGGCACCACCCTGGCCGACGCGGAGGAACGCGTCCTCGCGTACCTCCGCGAACACGTCAAGGAACCGGGCAAGGCTCCCCTGTGCGGGAACTCCGTCGGCACCGACCGCGGTTTCCTCTCCCGGGACATGCCGGACCTGGAGTCCTACCTCCACTACCGGATCGTGGACGTGTCCTCCGTCAAGGAACTGGCCCGCCGCTGGTACCCCCGGGCCTACTTCAACAGCCCCGACAAGAACGGCAACCACCGAGCGCTGGCGGACATCCGCGAGTCCATCGCCGAGCTGCGCTACTACCGCGAGGCGATCTTCGTCCCGCAGCCCGGACCGGACTCCGACACCGCCCGCAAGATCGCCGCCAAGCACGTCCTGCCCGCCTCCGACCCCACGGCGCCCACAGCTCCGTGA